GGCCAGTGTCGTCAAGGTCACGGTCCTCGCCACGCTGCTGTGGGACGCGAAGAAGACGAACCGGTATCTCACCGACCGCGAGAACACCCTCGCCAAGGCCATGATCACCAAGTCGGACAACGCCGCGACCTCCACGCTGTGGAAGCAGCTCGGCATGACGAAGATCAAGGGTTTCCTCGCCGCCGCCGGCATGACCCAGACCAAGCCCGGCGCGAACGGCTACTGGGGCCTGACGCAGATCACCGTCACCGACGAGCAGAAGCTGCTGAAGCTCCTCACCGCCAAGAACGCGGTCCTGAGTGACAACTCCCGCGCCTACGTCCTGAAGCTGATGGGCCAGGTCGTCTCGTCCCAGCGCTGGGGCACGCCGTACGGAGTGCCGTCGGGCGTCACCGTGGCCGTGAAGAACGGCTGGCTGCAACGCGCCACGAACGGCTGGCGGGTGCACAGTGCCGGCGCGTTCAAGGGCGGCGGCCACGACTACATGATCACCGTGCTCACCCACGGCAACAGCACCATGAACTACGGCATCGCGACCATCCAGGCCGTGGCCAAGGTCATCCACAAGGACCTGGCCGCGAGCTGACCCTTCACCACGCGTCCTACCCGGCGTCACCGGCCCGCCCTACGGTGGCGCCCATGCCCCTCAGAACTCCTCTCGCCCTCCTCACCGCAGC
This region of Streptomyces caelestis genomic DNA includes:
- a CDS encoding serine hydrolase, which translates into the protein MTSGISRRARVLAAAVGTGVLVPLVAAATPASAATPAVTCTSAKAGLAAKLKQDITAALATRKGTVAVGLYDRSTNTTCTLRAGTAYDSASVVKVTVLATLLWDAKKTNRYLTDRENTLAKAMITKSDNAATSTLWKQLGMTKIKGFLAAAGMTQTKPGANGYWGLTQITVTDEQKLLKLLTAKNAVLSDNSRAYVLKLMGQVVSSQRWGTPYGVPSGVTVAVKNGWLQRATNGWRVHSAGAFKGGGHDYMITVLTHGNSTMNYGIATIQAVAKVIHKDLAAS